In Juglans microcarpa x Juglans regia isolate MS1-56 chromosome 7D, Jm3101_v1.0, whole genome shotgun sequence, the following are encoded in one genomic region:
- the LOC121239792 gene encoding flowering-promoting factor 1-like — MSGVWIFDKNGVARLITNPTRESFEQKEPPYPGTATAPGARPRVLVYLPANHVIRSYSELEHRLNELGWSRYHNPTRPDFLQFHRSENSPHLISLPKNFANFKIRHMYDIVVKNRSFFEVRDATA; from the coding sequence ATGTCCGGTGTGTGGATATTTGACAAGAATGGCGTGGCTCGCCTAATCACCAATCCAACTAGGGAATCCTTCGAGCAAAAAGAGCCACCCTACCCAGGTACAGCCACTGCACCAGGCGCTCGCCCCCGGGTCCTCGTATACCTCCCGGCTAACCACGTGATCCGCTCCTACTCCGAGCTCGAACACCGTCTCAACGAGCTCGGCTGGTCTCGCTACCACAACCCCACCCGCCCCGACTTCCTTCAGTTCCACAGGTCAGAAAACTCACCCCACTTGATCTCCCTTCCGAAAAACTTCGCCAACTTTAAGATCCGTCATATGTACGACATCGTCGTCAAGAATCGCTCTTTCTTTGAAGTTCGCGACGCCACAGCCTGA